The genomic segment GCAATTTCATCAAGTCCGATTTTCATGGTTGCTGCAATTTCTTTTAGTTTTGTGAGCTTGTCATGAATTCCAGTGTGAACACTTTCTTCAAAACCAAAACCTTCAAAACGAGCATGCACATGAGCACTTTTGCGAGCTGAGATGATACAAAGTTCTAATCCAAATTGTTTGGCAAGTCTTAAACCATAGCCGTCTAGGGAGTGAAACTTCTTGAAGGCTTCGCCAGATTCATTCATGTAAATAGAACCGTCTGTAAGTACTCCATCAACATCAAAACCAATTAGTTTGATCTTGGCTGCTCTTGCTTTGAGTTCGTTTGAGATTTCTTTGAACATGTTTATAAATTAGCACAGAAAAGAGAGGCTAGCCTTAATAATTAAAATCCAAACTCTCAAGATCTGCTTTATAAATTTCCATTAAAGTGACATTGTTCTCAAATAAGCTAATTCCTTTGTTGGTTTCACTTTGAGCTTTGCCAAGTGCAGCAGCAGCAGTCATATTGGCATCTTCTAAGGTTATCGCCTTTGTTGATTTGTTCATGATTACAGAACCAAATTCTGCTGTCATTAAGTCTGAGTATTCATGTTTAAGTGATTGAGTCCAGCGATAGTTCACGCCAGCATCTGCAATTACGGCCAATCCGTCTTCACCGCCGAGGTTGATATGAAAAAAGATATAGTTCTCTTGTTCATTTTTAGGTAGCAACTCAGCCAAAAATAAAATAGGATTGCGCTTATTCCCTTGCCAACTCAAAAGAGCTTTGTGACTTGGATTAAACTTATTGATGATTTTTACAAAGCCATTGAGGTTGATGATAGTACCTTTAGGAGCTCTAAAAATATATTCATAGCTAAAGTCTTTGGTTTCTCTGTGCAGGACAATCTCGTTATCGATTGATTTGAGGTTTTCAAGTTCTTGATTGAGCTGTTGATAAAGTTCGCTGCTGGGTTCTATTTCTTTGAGTTTGTTACCGATAGCTTTGATGAGCTTGTCTCTTTTATTATCAAGGATTTTGAAACCATAGCCGTTGAATATTTTATCAAGACTAGCTTGATTGATTTTACTGATGTCATGGGTGAGTAAATCTAGCAAGATTTGCCTGAAATTCTCAAGACCTTGCCATATACTAATTCGTTCTTGGATCTTCTCCATACTATTAAGGATACACTGAAAATGCGATGTCCCAACCATTATCTGTTACGTGTTCTCTACGGACAGAACCTTTTTCATGGAGTCGACTCGAAAAACTTTGTTTTCAGCGTGTCTTTAATTATAATCCCAGAATTAAGTTAATTTATGCAGCTGGGTCAACTTCTTCGCTTTCTTCTTCATAGTTAGCCAGTAATGAACCTGGTCTTACAAACTCAACTTGAGTAGGACCAGTGCTTTTGAGCATGGTCTGCAATTCAATACCATTTTGGCTTAGTTTGAAATTCTCTTGAAAATATTTGGTCGTGTGAATAATATTAGAGTGTCCTTCTTTGGTTTTCTTGACTAAACCCATTTCGGCAAGTTCTTTAACATGCTCGTAAACGCCGCCGCCTCTAATTTTAACCAAGTCACTTTGTAACATTGGTTCTTTAAGCGCAATGGTCGAAAGAGTTCTAAGCACAGCCGTTCTCAGTTCGATCGGCAAAATATTTTCAGTGAGTGATTCAAACTGGTCACTGATTTGCATACAATAACCATCAGTGGTATCGATTACAAGGCCGCCATCACGTGCCTCGTATTCTTGTACTAATTGAATCAAGGCGTCTCTGACTAGGTTTGGATCAGCTTCTGCTTGAATAGCTAAGCTGTCTACACCTCTTGGCTTGTCACTCAGAAATAAAATTGCTTCTAGTTTAGCTTTAAGGTCTCGTAGCCTTGAGCTTTTGGCTTCATTGATTACCGTGTCAACGGCAAAAGCGTTGGCTCTTGGATTGATGTCAGTATATTCATAGCTTGGTATATGATCAAAGCCAGTGCTTATCCCAAAATCGAAACCCGAGCTTGGCAAAATTTTGCTAAGCATGTCTTTGCTGCTACTGTCTAAGTCCGAGTTGTTAAGATTGAGGTTCATATATCCAGAGGTCTCCATAAAATTCTTCTTGTTTTAGTTCTATCTTTGCGTCGTGCGCCAGAAAAATAATTGCAAGAAAAGCGTTTGACCAGTTGCCAACAATTTGAACTAGTTCTTTGAATTCCATGCCATTTTGTGTTTGTAGCTTTCTTGGTAGTATGAGTTCAAGTTGTTCGATACATCCTTCCAGATCTTCGGCGTGAACCAAGTCTAGTAAGTCGTCACCAAGCTCAGGTTCAATTATATGGTAGCCATCAAGATCAAGAAATTTTTGTTGCTTGCGATATTCGCGAGTTTCTTCTTCGTCTCTTGCTTCTTGCAGTGCGGCAATTAGGTCTTGGAGGGTTACTTTTCTAAAGCGCTTGGCT from the Cyanobacteriota bacterium genome contains:
- a CDS encoding HAD hydrolase family protein, which encodes MFKEISNELKARAAKIKLIGFDVDGVLTDGSIYMNESGEAFKKFHSLDGYGLRLAKQFGLELCIISARKSAHVHARFEGFGFEESVHTGIHDKLTKLKEIAATMKIGLDEIAFIGDDALDIPILEQVGLAVCPPGAHYSVFEHIHYITEKEGGKGSAREFTDLILYAQGKIPG
- a CDS encoding SMC-Scp complex subunit ScpB; amino-acid sequence: METSGYMNLNLNNSDLDSSSKDMLSKILPSSGFDFGISTGFDHIPSYEYTDINPRANAFAVDTVINEAKSSRLRDLKAKLEAILFLSDKPRGVDSLAIQAEADPNLVRDALIQLVQEYEARDGGLVIDTTDGYCMQISDQFESLTENILPIELRTAVLRTLSTIALKEPMLQSDLVKIRGGGVYEHVKELAEMGLVKKTKEGHSNIIHTTKYFQENFKLSQNGIELQTMLKSTGPTQVEFVRPGSLLANYEEESEEVDPAA